From a single Acidimicrobiales bacterium genomic region:
- a CDS encoding Ig-like domain-containing protein: MAGRHTSTLVRALAAALVGSATIAVVASTPASAVVSSVTGSACGYYANVGLFGGPPTLRGCGQAANAPAEAASPSVSLPASGSTSPVTATDPDGARGQYGPAVIFGGIWPDTVSSAPPSGPITVQTQGAPSSGAVTSSTAIVLRDPPDPNSPGGIGPGPLIADEAHSTCTATEAGLTASATFVNGIIETKYDKDTQEPIVTEPIPANPPPNYTRSGTIDHVGDHFTIVLNEQVIGPDSITVNAAHMYLLGDIARGDMVVGRSVCALSSTLPNGAPVAADDAYSTSKSGVLTVGAPGLLANDTDPDGNQLTAVNAQAVFVPGPDYPAQSTGSTFVFPSDPAHGTASINPDGSFTYTPDGDFTGIDTFQYVARDSRGANQLATVHVDLSGNRAPVALADRYSKLHAVPLNVAAPGVLGNDTDPEGDVLTAGSASDPAGGSVTLNPNGSFSYVPDPGFTGTDTFTYVVSDDSGLNATGQVTITPKPVTAAPVATDDTYSTSEDVSLTLAAPGVLANDTDADSDTLLVSSPTDPPNGSVQLKPNGGLIYTPDANYSGTDTFTYTVSDGSPITDTGQVTITVAAVNDPPVAGDNFYAATEDIPLTVAAPGVLANDTDQEGSGLTAGSASDPPGGSVVLDPNGSFTYTPDADFAGTDTFTYVVEDGAGGADGGLVTITVAGVNDAPVAVDDSYATGSGVALTVAAPAVLANDTDADGDVLGAGSASDPAGGAVSLDAEGSFTYTPDPGFLGTDTFTYAVSDGHGGSDSGLVSITVTPLVTIAVGEVAVTEGDTATRAAVFTVSLTQPSASAVSVDFATVNGGATSGTDYTAKAGTLTFAAGTTAATIKVPVAGDTVDEANETFTVVLSNPAGAPISDASGTATIVDDDPKTVSGIRLTVGDASVHEGDSGARAAVFTVSLSKASTSTVKVSYGTANGTAVKRVDYSRVAGTLSFAPGVTSLTVKVPILADDVIEGDETVALNLSAASGATLTDESGTATILDDDS, translated from the coding sequence GACGCCGGCATCGGCCGTCGTGTCCTCGGTCACCGGCAGCGCATGCGGCTACTACGCCAACGTGGGTCTGTTCGGCGGGCCACCGACGCTGCGCGGCTGCGGCCAGGCGGCCAATGCGCCAGCCGAGGCGGCCAGCCCTTCGGTGTCCCTGCCGGCCTCAGGGTCGACCTCCCCCGTCACCGCCACCGATCCCGACGGAGCGCGAGGCCAGTACGGCCCGGCCGTCATCTTCGGCGGGATCTGGCCCGACACCGTCTCGAGTGCACCGCCCTCAGGACCCATCACCGTGCAGACTCAGGGCGCGCCGTCCAGCGGCGCGGTCACGAGCTCGACCGCCATCGTCCTGCGGGACCCGCCGGACCCGAACTCGCCCGGCGGGATCGGGCCCGGGCCACTGATCGCCGACGAGGCGCACAGCACCTGCACGGCGACCGAGGCCGGCCTCACGGCGTCGGCGACCTTCGTCAACGGCATCATCGAGACGAAGTACGACAAGGACACCCAGGAACCGATCGTCACCGAGCCGATACCCGCCAACCCGCCCCCGAACTACACGCGCAGCGGAACGATCGACCATGTCGGCGACCACTTCACGATCGTGTTGAACGAGCAGGTGATCGGACCCGACTCGATCACCGTGAACGCCGCCCACATGTACCTGCTCGGCGACATCGCTCGTGGCGACATGGTCGTGGGTCGCTCGGTCTGCGCCCTGTCCTCGACCCTGCCGAACGGCGCCCCGGTCGCGGCCGACGACGCCTACTCGACGTCCAAGAGCGGTGTCCTGACGGTGGGTGCGCCGGGACTGCTGGCCAACGACACGGATCCCGACGGCAACCAGCTGACGGCGGTAAATGCGCAAGCGGTGTTCGTCCCGGGCCCCGACTACCCGGCGCAGTCGACCGGCAGCACCTTCGTGTTCCCGAGCGACCCGGCCCACGGCACCGCGTCCATCAACCCCGACGGGTCGTTCACCTACACGCCGGACGGCGACTTCACCGGTATCGACACGTTCCAGTACGTGGCGCGCGACTCCAGAGGAGCGAACCAGCTCGCCACCGTGCACGTGGACCTGAGCGGCAACCGCGCTCCGGTGGCGCTCGCCGACCGCTACAGCAAGCTCCATGCCGTGCCACTCAACGTCGCCGCACCCGGGGTGCTGGGCAACGACACGGATCCAGAAGGCGACGTCCTCACGGCCGGCTCGGCCAGCGACCCGGCGGGCGGGTCCGTGACCCTCAACCCCAACGGCTCGTTCAGCTATGTCCCCGACCCCGGCTTCACCGGCACGGACACGTTCACGTACGTCGTCTCCGACGACAGCGGCCTGAATGCCACGGGCCAGGTGACCATCACCCCGAAGCCGGTGACTGCGGCTCCGGTCGCCACCGACGACACGTACTCGACGAGCGAGGACGTTTCCCTCACGCTGGCAGCACCGGGTGTGCTGGCCAACGACACCGACGCCGACAGCGACACACTGCTCGTCAGCTCGCCCACGGATCCTCCGAACGGCTCCGTCCAGCTCAAGCCGAACGGCGGGCTCATCTACACCCCGGACGCGAACTACTCCGGCACCGACACGTTCACGTACACGGTGAGCGACGGCAGCCCCATCACCGACACAGGCCAGGTCACCATCACGGTCGCCGCCGTCAACGACCCTCCCGTCGCCGGCGACAACTTCTATGCGGCGACGGAGGACATCCCGCTCACCGTGGCCGCCCCCGGTGTGCTGGCCAACGACACCGACCAGGAAGGCTCCGGCCTCACGGCCGGCTCGGCCAGTGATCCACCCGGCGGCTCCGTCGTGCTCGATCCCAACGGGTCGTTCACGTACACCCCCGACGCCGACTTCGCCGGCACGGACACCTTCACCTACGTCGTCGAGGATGGCGCCGGCGGGGCCGACGGGGGCCTCGTGACGATCACCGTCGCAGGCGTCAACGACGCCCCGGTGGCCGTCGACGACAGCTACGCCACGGGGTCCGGGGTCGCCCTGACCGTGGCCGCCCCCGCCGTCCTCGCCAACGACACGGACGCGGACGGAGACGTCCTGGGCGCCGGCTCGGCGTCCGATCCCGCCGGCGGCGCCGTGAGCCTCGACGCCGAAGGGTCGTTCACCTACACGCCCGACCCCGGGTTCCTGGGAACGGACACGTTCACGTACGCCGTCTCCGACGGCCACGGTGGCAGCGACAGCGGGCTGGTGAGCATCACGGTCACGCCGCTGGTCACCATCGCCGTGGGTGAGGTGGCCGTGACCGAGGGCGACACCGCGACCCGCGCTGCGGTCTTCACCGTGAGCCTCACCCAACCGTCGGCGTCGGCGGTGTCGGTCGACTTCGCTACGGTCAACGGGGGCGCCACATCCGGCACCGACTACACGGCGAAGGCGGGCACGCTCACCTTCGCAGCCGGCACCACGGCCGCCACCATCAAGGTACCCGTAGCCGGCGACACCGTGGACGAGGCCAACGAGACCTTCACCGTGGTGCTGTCCAACCCGGCGGGTGCCCCGATCAGCGACGCCAGCGGCACGGCCACCATCGTCGACGACGATCCGAAGACGGTCTCCGGCATCCGTCTCACCGTGGGCGACGCGTCGGTGCACGAGGGCGACTCCGGGGCCCGGGCGGCGGTGTTCACCGTCAGCCTGTCCAAGGCATCGACGTCCACGGTCAAGGTCTCCTACGGGACCGCCAACGGCACCGCCGTCAAGCGAGTCGACTACAGCCGGGTCGCCGGCACCCTGAGCTTCGCCCCCGGAGTGACCTCGCTGACCGTGAAGGTGCCGATCCTCGCCGACGACGTGATCGAGGGCGACGAGACCGTCGCCCTCAACCTTTCCGCCGCCAGCGGGGCCACCCTCACCGACGAGAGCGGGACGGCCACGATTCTCGACGACGACAGCTGA